In Aphelocoma coerulescens isolate FSJ_1873_10779 chromosome 20, UR_Acoe_1.0, whole genome shotgun sequence, the genomic window CCAATAAAAAAGGGAGGAGTGCCATGCTGCGACAGGAAGACAGCTCCCCACAGCTTCAGACAGCCCCCACAGCCTCAGACAGCCCCCACAGCCTCGAACAGCTCCCCACAGCCTCGAACAGCTCCCCACAGCCTCGAACAGCTCCCCACAGCTTCAGACAGCCCCCCACAGCTTCAGACAGCCCCCCACAGCCTCAGACAGCTCCCCACAGCTTCAGACAGCCCCCCACAGCCTCAGACAGCTCCCCACAGCTTCAGAACCACTCGGTGGGCTTGCACCCCTACACCACAGGTGCTCTCCAGGCAGGGcatcagccccagcccagcaggagaTGGGAGTAGGGATGCAGAAGACAGCTGAATAAAGGAGGATCTTGGCAGTGTTAGATTGAGGGCTGAACTCTGTGATATTGAAAGGTCTTTTGAAgctttaatgattctgtgactttgaATGTGGTGTTATGTTCTGTGAGGAGATGCTgcagaagggctgggaaaaCCCCAAGGTGTCCGAAGCAGCCACGTGGCAACACTCAAAGTCCTCCAACACGTCTGGTCTCCTCACAAAGCTCAGCATCCTCCTGGGTTTCCCACatctgcttctccagcagaaagaGGATCAGCTTCAGAAGCATCTCTTAAGAAGCTGGCAAGGTTGGAGGAGGAAAGGgtcattttaaaagctgtttgcTCCTAAAGGGGCCTTTGTCTCATTCCACCTGCAAACCCTCAGGCAGCTCCACCACCACAGGGGCACAGTCATCAGGCTCTGCCTCGAAGTCCCATTTGAATTTCTTCGTTAGGTGAGCCTTGAACTTTTCAGCCTTTTTCCTCAGAGTCTcatccacagcagagctgcacgTGCAGGAGAACAGCACCTGAAACAACGAGTAGAGGTCAGGGAGAGCTCAGCCATGGCACCAGCTGGACATCTCCTCCCTACAAAGACACCAGGGAGCACCAGGAGAGAGCAAGGTTAGGATCTACCACCCTGGGACTACTCCAGCTTTAGGGGGACCCAACCAAAGCCCACACCACTCACCTCACAGCCTAAACCCATCCTGTGCCTTCACACCACTGAGTCAGCACCAGAAATGTCTGCACTCAGGTAAGAACTTTGACTGAAGCAGGAGTGTATTGGTAACTGAATTTGTACTGTGGAATTCTGAAATGTGCCAAAGTATGAGCTAAGGAAAATGTCTTGGcagaaggaattttaaaaaattaaaatacaagtaGCCAATTTCCAGCAAGTGTCCAAAAGGCCAGTAGATAACTGCACCCTTTGTTTCCATGGGTAGAGATCTcccaaagcattttttaatatgGTATTATCAAGTCTTTAGGATATAGACGAAACTTGATGAAAAGGTCTTGAATGTAAGAGAGAGATGGGAGCTGTCTGGAAAAAGCCTGGTTATCCCCAGCACAGCCATTCCCTTGTGCACAGGGTGCTGAAGTCTGGAGGAACCCCTGCCTTCCATCCCCCAAACACAAACCTATTAACGTGTCCCAGATCCACAGCTTCTGCTGGCACCTCAGAGGGAAAGCATCTGTGTGAGTAACGGCACCCAGccccagagcccagctctgaTCAGCCTGATTCTGCTCCTCCTGAACTTGTGATCCAGAACTAATTTCCATAAAAAGAAACCTCCTCTGGGGAAAAGGCAGCCTCTTATTTGGGAGAGACCTACTGAAAGCTGGGTAAAACACTGACACTGAGCAGCAAAGTCCGTTGCTTTGTGGATGAACATTTGCGTTTTCCTTGCTCACTCTACTGGAAAACTGCCTCTTTCTAACAGAGCTCTtacacagcaatgctgctggTAAGGAAAAATGGATTAGAAGATTATAGTTCCCACTTCTTCTCAATGAACTGCACATCAAATTAGTTATTTTaccaaggttttttttttctttaagcacTGGTAGTGCTGCACAGTCACTGGTGATGGTGCTCTGCTCTTCTTGCCTTGGATCAAACTCCAAAAATAAAGTTGCTGCTTCCAGAGCTGAGCAGAAGCTGCACAGACAATGCCCTCCCCCACAGCTCTGAGAATCTGCCCACGGCCAGCTGAGGCAGAGAATTCTGATGTCTGCATGTAAAGATAGGGGTAAGGAAAGGCCTAGAGCTTCCCTGGCACTACTGCAGGGAAATCCCATGGGAGCAGAGAAATGGAGAGCTCTGACTGAGGAAGGGCTCAGTCTGCAAGGCTTTTCTTTGTCACTGGGAATGTGGTGACCCCTGCCAGGGCTTGAGGGTGATCCTGACACCAGCACAACTCCTGCTGAGGGAGTAAGACACAGACTGATGGAGCCCAGGGGTGGACAAGACTTAggcagccaaaaccagcaatAAAGGTTCCTCAAATTCCCCTCAGGGGGAAAGAATGGCTGATTGCCATATTCTGGGTACTGCTGTGAACTGACAGCACTGCTCTGAGAGTGCTGCAAACAGAGCTGGGCTGTCCAGTCCTGTAGTGGGATGGAAAAATATCTaccaacagaaataaaatataaactaAAACCCCTACAAGACTTGTAAGAATCCCAATTGAAGCAATGCCTCCCCAAACATTTTACCCAGCAATTACACCCAAACACCTCCACCCTCCCCAAAACTACAGCAAGAACTTGGGGTTAACAAGGAGAGGAATGGAACTGCtccctgggaaaggagagggcACCAAACTCTGACAGCACCTGTAGCACAACTGCCCACAGcttcctgcagggctggttCCCACTGCTCATCTTCACCAGTGTGCCtgctttgggctttttttggtaAACTAAGACAGTTTGCTGCACTGCCAGCACGGTCACCATCAGTGGGAGTAACTGGTTTCACTGGGGCTGAGCTACAGACCTGCCCCCCCCATCTCAGCAGAAGGAGCATCTTCTGCATTTTGGAATAACCATAAATTCCCTCTGGATAAGAACCTGACTACAGGAAATCCTCAGCTGTGCTAAGGAAtggaaaagctttttaaatGCTATCAGTGCCCTTAGCTCAATAATGTTCTGCTGCAGCTTCCCTGCACACTGAGCAAACCATTCCAGCTGCCCAAAAATCAGCATCATCAGTCCTTTATGCCAAAGCCTTTTgtgttgatttttgtttttaagcaaGAATGgcattttggaaaaaattaaacagaaatcaCATTGCACTTGCCCTGCCTCTCTTGTAGCTGTTGGGCTGAACTTCTTGCTGaataacagaggaaaaaagtgaaagaaaatccCTGAGTGCTAAGGCAGGCTCCCATCTCCCACAAAACTTAACTCCTTTGGCAGCTTCTTCCCTAATCTGATGCCCCTTATGCCCTCCCTGCCACTCCCACTTCTCAGGGAACAGCCACAAAGGTACCTGTAAGGTGCTGGTTAAAAAGTTGTCCTGGGAGACAATGTCCACAAAAAAATCTGCTGGGATTTCATTGAGCTGGTGATACAGCACGGAAATGAGGTTGATGTAAAGGTCTTGGTACTTCCCTATGGCCTCCTCAGAACGGCACAGGATGTTCAGGAGTCTTTTCCAGTGCTCAAAGGCATCATAGACGTTCCCAATCAGGAAGCAGATGAAGGCAAactgcagctcagctgtgtgggttcagagaagggaaacaaaacaaagcacgTAAGACTAAACAGATATCCTGGGAACGTGTCCTCCCCAAAGCTCTGCATATGATGTACAACCCCTGGTTTGGCTTTTGCAAAGTGCATTCATATTCCAAACACTGAccctgtgctgctctccagctggagcaaagcaaagcagaatggGGCAGGTCACCTGTGACTGTGATTATCAGCACTGGAGAGACTTTACAGACAGCAAACACCAAACCACAGAGCCAAACATCAAGCCAGAGCCTGCTGTTATCCTGTGAGTGTTCAGCCTGCCTGTGCTGAGTGTCCAGAGTCACATGGGACTGCAAATGCCACTGTCCTGGAATTCTGGGAGAGGTCAGCAATGCATCAACAAGTGTGTTTGCCTTGTTGAACTAAGAGCCGGGGTTCATCGCAGTGGATGCTTGGCATCGACTGCTTTGCTACCTTTCCCTAAGGTAATCTGTTCTCTTTGCATCCTAAAGTTGTCTTtgataattttgaaaaataataaattgtaTAATGTTAATGtacaaaaaatggaaaaagggaCAAACAAAGGCTTATTCCCAACCTGGGTTCCAGCTGGGAAGCTGGGAGGGCTTCTCCCTCCATcctgcaacaaaacaaaaccctacTCCAGGACTTCCACAGATGCAGTATTTATTTGTATCACAGGCTGTAAAATAGGCTGGAGAGTAGTTGAGCTCCGGGAGGTCTGgcgtgcccacagcaggggtggCACAGCCGGACACTGCCACTATCACCAGCAGCACATggagcacacacagagctgcgCCAGGGAAGGACCGGTCACTGCACCAAGAACCACCAGCTGGGAggcccagacccctccccagccaaACAGGAACAAGGGTCTAGGGGTGTCCATCCCCACCTGATGCACCCAGGACTCTGTAAGATCTGTCCACAAGAGGTTCACTTAGCAGGTAAAGTGCCAGACACAGGGCCAACCGTGACTGCTGCTTTTGGCTTAATCTGGGGCAATCTGGGCTGCAGCACCATGCCTTCACACCAGAGTCATGggaacagaattacagaatatgctgagctgCGAGGGACCCGCAGGATCATCCAGTGCAACCCCtgaccctgcacagacaccccaacaaccccaccctgggcatccctggcagcgctgtccgaacgctcctggagctctggcagcctcggggccgtgcccattccctgcagagcctgggcagtgcccagcagcctctgggggaagaactttttcctgatatccaccCTAAATCTTCCctgacagctccagctgttccctcgggtgctctccctgctcccacagaaCAGAGATCGCAGTTGCccctcgggaggagctgcagcccccgagGAGATCTggcctcagtctcctccaggcaaTGGGAACAGCCCCTACGGCTAAAAACTCCACAAACTTCTGTCCTGCACTGAAGAGACACCGCGGCGCGCCCGGGAACAGGCACAGGTTCCACCCTGCAGCCGTGGCTTTGCACAGCAATGACTCGGTGCTCACCGAGCAGGCCCAGCGGCCGGCCGGGGTAGCGCTGCTCCATCACGCGCTGTAGGGCGTAGCTCAGGTCCATGCTGTGCCGGGTGATCTCCTCGGGGGTGGCCCCGTCGGGGAAGGCCTGCCGGGGCAGCTCGGAGAAGCGGATCTGGGTGCCGGCCCGCGGCCGCATGCGGGGCAGCCGGGCCAGGCCCTCGGCGTAGCTGCGGCACTCGGCGCCCAGCGGCGGCCGGCGCTGTCCGGCGCGGTCCCGCGTGTGCCGCCCCGCCGCCTCGGGCAGCACCTCGGCGAAGGCGCAGATCTGGCCGCTCTCGGGCTGCAGCTCCTCGGCCGCCGCCTCGCTGATGAAGTTGCTCAGCGACACCCACTTCTTCAGCGTCTCGTAGGGGTAGGGCCCCAGGAAGGGGTCCAGCTCCCGCAGGCTGTCCCGCAGCGCCTCGCCCTGCTCGGGGGGCTCGGGCCGCACGGCCTCGCCTGCGGGGTCCCAGCGCAGCACCCGCACCTCGCGGCGCCGCAGGCTGAGGAAGCGGCCGGAGCGCGGCCCCGCGTCCCGCCCGCCGGCGCCGGCCGCGCTGCAGTGCACGAAGTGCAGCCCCGGCGGCACCATCTTCACGCCGCGGAACCGCGGCCCCACGGCCCACGCGCTGTAGTCGATGCCGAACTCGGTGCCCTCGGGCACGTCCAGCACCACCACGGCCGCGCCCTCGAAGAAGAGCTGCCGGGCCAGCTCGGGGTCCTGCCGCAGGGCCGCCATGGCCGCGCCGCTCCGAACGGCCCCAGCCACCCGCGGGCACCGAGCAGCCCTGCCCGGATATCCGGGGCCGGCGGTTCCGGGCACGGCGGCGGGAGGAGCCTCCGCgccgcgcggccccgcccgcggTGGGGAGGTGTCCGGGCTGGGCTGCCCGGGCTGGCACTGCGGCGGTGCCCAGCGGACAGTGGGCACTGCCCCGCGATTGCTCCCGGCTCGCTTTCTGCTCCCGCTCATCCCCGCCTCGGtcccttttcccccccggcCATTCCCCgctcccagcccccagcccggcGCTGTTCCCTTTTGCCTTTCCATGGCTGGCGGCTGCTCCCCACTGGCCCATTGTCCCCAAAGCCGGTCCCCAGTCCTCCCCCCCAGCTGGCTGCCATTCCCCTGGGCCCCCcgtgctcccagccccgcagcGGGACAGGCGGACAAGAGCCCTGCCTGGGAGTGATGGACCGAGAGCTCCCCCGGGACAGACACACGGGGACCCTCACCGTGACACACAGAGCCCTGAGCAGGACAGACACTGTCCCAGCACCACGTCCTCCCTCCCAGGACAACAGACAGAGTCGGGGTCCCCAGAGAGGGGCAGTTCCCACCACCTCCCTGCATCCTGAGCATTCTCACAACCACCTTCGCTGCCCACGCTGTGTCCGAGGCTCAGCACCTGCGACATGAAGCCGCTCCCGGCTCCAC contains:
- the AAR2 gene encoding protein AAR2 homolog — encoded protein: MAALRQDPELARQLFFEGAAVVVLDVPEGTEFGIDYSAWAVGPRFRGVKMVPPGLHFVHCSAAGAGGRDAGPRSGRFLSLRRREVRVLRWDPAGEAVRPEPPEQGEALRDSLRELDPFLGPYPYETLKKWVSLSNFISEAAAEELQPESGQICAFAEVLPEAAGRHTRDRAGQRRPPLGAECRSYAEGLARLPRMRPRAGTQIRFSELPRQAFPDGATPEEITRHSMDLSYALQRVMEQRYPGRPLGLLAELQFAFICFLIGNVYDAFEHWKRLLNILCRSEEAIGKYQDLYINLISVLYHQLNEIPADFFVDIVSQDNFLTSTLQVLFSCTCSSAVDETLRKKAEKFKAHLTKKFKWDFEAEPDDCAPVVVELPEGLQVE